The following are encoded together in the Glycine soja cultivar W05 chromosome 5, ASM419377v2, whole genome shotgun sequence genome:
- the LOC114412658 gene encoding uncharacterized protein LOC114412658: MKQDSFQAPNCRDFRHVSSTAKLKRQDAPNWKASRPLVNSISPMSVVRFIIRALSFVCEVLLLLLAVATRLVKIIGVALTAYGGSGKKKVNSSKQGRDHLSHKEGTTNIHNMHKGDQSLPNTSAVTTNTSDDQILRSAGTEKHSSSVNNGTEDAFINSGGGHQYFKEAEFNTGVQVAKGRHAPCSGNNGTKSSFRNSGSGKQDFGNAKFNTGANYN; encoded by the exons ATGAAGCAGGATTCGTTTCAG GCACCAAATTGCCGAGATTTCCGACATGTATCTTCAACCGCCAAGCTCAAACGCCAAG acgcaccaaATTGGAAAGCTTCCCGGCCACTCGTCAATAGCATTTCTCCTATGTCAGTGGTGCGCTTCATTATCAGAGCTCTATCATTTGTCTGTGAGGTGCTACTTTTGCTGCTTGCAGTCGCAACTCGTCTTGTCAAGATCATCGGTGTTGCTCTAACAGCTTATGGAGGATCAGGTAAGAAGAAAGTCAACAGCAGCAAGCAGGGAAGAGATCATCTGAGCCATAAAGAAGGCACTAccaacatacacaacatgcacaaaGGGGATCAAAGCTTACCCAACACCTCTGCTGTTACAACCAACACTTCTGACGACCAAATTCTTCGTTCTGCTGGAACTGAAAAGCACTCTAGTAGCGTTAACAATGGTACTGAGGATGCCTTTATAAACTCAGGAGGCGGACATCAATACTTCAAGGAGGCGGAGTTCAACACTGGTGTGCAAGTTGCCAAGGGGAGACACGCTCCTTGCAGTGGTAACAATGGGACTAAAAGTTCTTTTCGCAACTCTGGTTCGGGAAAACAGGATTTCGGAAATGCTAAGTTTAACACTGGTGCTAATTACAACTAA
- the LOC114412660 gene encoding uncharacterized protein LOC114412660: MANGSNDKGSSTTNNNSSIIPNPSSASASSSSFVPNNPRPTANHTVQLFSGTVESFNNYENGSQDFSHATIKSSRIGNSFNNLGSGLQTFRGAEIRCVDKSRSKRVAFSLPPCWKPDRVAHSGTVNSFNNNGSGSQTFDGFKFN, from the coding sequence ATGGCAAATGGAAGCAATGACAAGGGTAGCAGCACAACCAACAACAACTCCTCTATTATACCCAACCCTTCTTCTgcttctgcttcttcttcttcttttgtccctAATAATCCCCGCCCCACTGCAAATCACACTGTCCAATTATTCTCCGGAACTGTAGAGTCCTTTAACAACTACGAAAATGGGTCACAAGATTTCAGCCATGCAACGATCAAGAGCTCTAGAATTGGGAATTCCTTCAACAACCTCGGATCGGGATTGCAAACTTTCAGGGGCGCTGAGATTCGCTGTGTTGACAAATCTAGAAGCAAACGGGTTGCGTTTAGTTTACCACCTTGCTGGAAACCAGACCGTGTGGCCCACTCTGGAACCGTTAACTCCTTCAACAACAACGGAAGCGGATCTCAGACTTTCGACGGTTTCAAGTTTAACTGA
- the LOC114411523 gene encoding glucan endo-1,3-beta-D-glucosidase-like gives MAKSTGSLVFLSIFTLLLSCNLGGHLKFANGMLDQESWCVAKPSTSDVALNDNIQYGCIALGDCKMIQPGGSCFYPNTLLNHASVVMNQYYAANGRNTWNCFFSGSGLFVVSDPSYANCTYA, from the exons ATGGCCAAATCAACTGGGTCACTTGTCTTTCTCTCTATTTTCACTTTGCTCCTTTCTTGCAACTTAG GAGGGCACTTAAAGTTTGCTAATGGAATG CTAGACCAGGAAAGTTGGTGCGTAGCAAAACCTTCAACAAGTGATGTTGCACTGAATGATAACATTCAATATGGTTGCATTGCCTTGGGTGATTGCAAAATGATCCAACCAGGTGGATCCTGCTTCTACCCAAACACTCTGTTAAACCATGCCTCTGTTGTCATGAATCAGTACTATGCAGCTAATGGTAGAAACACTTGGAACTGTTTCTTCTCTGGCTCTGGTCTCTTTGTTGTCAGTGACCCAA GTTACGCTAACTGCACCTATGCTTAG
- the LOC114412659 gene encoding uncharacterized protein LOC114412659, which yields MKQDSVQAPNCEDFRHVSSTAKFKRQDAPNWKASRPLVNSISPMSVVRFIIRALSFVCEVLLLLLAVATRLVKIIGVALTAYGGSGKKKVNSSKQGRDHLSHKEGTTNIHNMHKGDQSLPNTSAVTTNTFDDHILRSAGTEKHSSSVNNGTEDAFINSGGGHQYFKEAEFNTGV from the exons ATGAAGCAGGATTCGGTTCAG GCACCAAATTGCGAAGATTTCCGACATGTATCTTCAACCGCCAAGTTCAAACGCCAAG acgcaccaaATTGGAAAGCTTCCCGGCCACTCGTCAATAGCATTTCTCCTATGTCAGTGGTGCGCTTCATTATCAGAGCTCTATCATTTGTCTGTGAGGTGCTACTTTTGCTGCTTGCAGTCGCAACTCGTCTTGTCAAGATCATCGGTGTTGCTCTAACAGCTTATGGAGGATCAGGTAAGAAGAAAGTCAACAGCAGCAAGCAGGGAAGAGATCATCTGAGCCATAAAGAAGGCACTAccaacatacacaacatgcacaaaGGGGATCAAAGCTTACCCAACACCTCTGCTGTTACAACCAACACTTTTGACGACCATATTCTTCGTTCTGCCGGAACTGAAAAGCACTCTAGTAGCGTTAACAATGGTACTGAGGATGCCTTTATAAACTCAGGAGGCGGACATCAATACTTCAAGGAGGCGGAGTTCAACACTGGTGTGTAA